A single window of Acanthopagrus latus isolate v.2019 chromosome 1, fAcaLat1.1, whole genome shotgun sequence DNA harbors:
- the tmem134 gene encoding transmembrane protein 134 yields the protein MATQFSIDDAFVLEGDEEEGAVSDGETEGWKARDKDREGGEMTFGPLTFSKPQNHPSPAATGSLEHSNLKYQNLENEDALGSNGNSSFNNFFKISDPATLSYCSSQWSFSTLSSVTQLSAHCCGWVSHPLVKKNRRVVLASFLLLITGVALIFTGVVIQLNPNAGVSSAIFFVPGFLLFIPGVYHVIYISCAVRGRRGFKLFYLPYFEK from the exons ATGGCAACGCAGTTCAGTATCGATGATGCCTTCGTGTTGgaaggagacgaggaggagggagctgtgtccgatggagagacagaggggtggAAGGCCAGAGACAAGGACAGGGAAGGAGGGGAGATGACATTTGGTCCTCTGACTTTCTCCAAACCTCAAAACCATCCCTCGCCTGCTGCCACCGGCTCCCTCGAACACAGTAACCTTAAGTATCAG AATCTGGAAAATGAAGACGCTTTGGGCAGCAATGGCAATTCCTCTTTCAATAACTTCTTCAAAATCAG tgaCCCTGCGACTCTGTCGTACTGCAGCTCCCAGTGGTCCTTCAGCACCTTGAGTTCTGTCACACAGCTTTCCGCACACTGCTGCGG GTGGGTTTCCCATCCGctggtgaagaaaaacagaagagtcGTTCTTGCTTCATTCCTTCTCCTCATCACTGGAGTTG ctctAATTTTCACTGGTGTTGTCATACAGCTGAATCCAAATGCAG GTGTTTCAAGTGCTATTTTCTTTGTACCTGGATTTCTGCTCTTCATCCCTGGAG TGTACCATGTGATATACATCAGCTGTGCTGTCCGCGGAAGAAGAGGATTCAAATTATTCTACCTaccttattttgaaaaatga